The Devosia sp. YIM 151766 genome includes a region encoding these proteins:
- a CDS encoding 2-hydroxyacid dehydrogenase: MTIEILQTAPLHAPCQEALAARYTVHKLYEQADKAAWLAENGARIRAIAGSGVSADLIAQLPNLEIIASFGVGYDNIDIAAAKARNIRVTNTPDVLSDAVAEYTIGMMIGLARRIPQADQFVRQGQWPNHRLGLFSELTGKTVGILGLGRIGKEIASRAQAMKMRVVYHGRHRQPNVPYVYYDNLEAMARDSDWLVLIAPGGKGTEGIVSRKVLEALGPEGYLLNIARGTLVDEPAMVELLGNGGLGGAALDVFVDEPNVPEALFGLDNVVLSPHQGSATSQTRDAMGALLAANLENHFAGEPLISAVA, from the coding sequence ATGACCATCGAAATCCTCCAGACCGCACCGCTCCATGCCCCTTGCCAGGAGGCGCTCGCCGCGCGCTACACTGTCCACAAGCTCTATGAGCAGGCCGACAAGGCCGCCTGGCTGGCCGAAAACGGCGCCCGCATCCGCGCCATTGCCGGTTCCGGCGTCAGCGCCGACCTGATTGCGCAATTGCCCAATCTGGAAATCATCGCCAGTTTCGGCGTCGGCTACGACAATATCGACATCGCCGCCGCCAAGGCCCGCAATATCCGCGTCACCAATACGCCGGACGTGCTCAGCGACGCGGTGGCCGAATATACGATCGGCATGATGATCGGCCTGGCCCGCCGCATTCCGCAGGCCGATCAATTCGTGCGGCAGGGTCAATGGCCCAACCATCGTCTCGGGCTGTTTTCCGAGCTGACCGGCAAGACCGTGGGCATTCTCGGCCTTGGCCGCATCGGCAAGGAAATCGCCAGCCGGGCCCAGGCCATGAAGATGCGCGTCGTCTATCACGGCCGCCACCGCCAGCCCAACGTGCCCTATGTCTATTACGATAATCTCGAAGCCATGGCCCGCGACAGCGACTGGCTGGTTCTCATCGCGCCGGGCGGCAAGGGCACCGAGGGGATCGTATCGCGGAAAGTGCTCGAAGCGCTCGGCCCCGAAGGCTATCTGCTCAATATCGCCCGCGGCACATTGGTCGACGAGCCGGCCATGGTCGAACTGCTCGGCAATGGCGGCCTGGGCGGCGCGGCGCTCGATGTCTTCGTCGACGAACCCAATGTCCCCGAAGCCCTGTTCGGCCTCGACAATGTCGTGCTCTCCCCCCATCAGGGCAGCGCCACCAGCCAGACCCGCGACGCCATGGGCGCCTTGCTGGCGGCCAATCTGGAAAACCACTTTGCCGGCGAACCGCTGATCAGCGCGGTGGCCTAG
- a CDS encoding AEC family transporter: protein MTRSELEGTAGDHSLPAQASRPMLDILAVIAPIFALMAFGFGAVRLRLFPADGIKALIAFVNNFATPCLLFYSISTSDFRAAFNLAIIGPFYLGAIVCFVIGIVISRRAFAAKPGESVSVGFAGTFSNSVLVGLPLMTRAYGEAAMPVTLSIIGLHGAILLSLGMVTMELTRRDGQPLTKALIVAVRRVTSNPLIWGIAAGIGGSVINLQLIEPAEAFFQMMSQAVVPAALFGIGGALNEFKLSESWQQALVAALIKLVLHPLIAYVLMIWVLHVPMEIARYGVLLAAMPAGVNIYVFATYYDRGTSVAANAILIGTILSALTISAWLFVLQ, encoded by the coding sequence TTGACCCGCTCCGAACTGGAGGGTACGGCAGGGGACCATTCCCTCCCGGCCCAGGCTTCCCGGCCAATGCTCGACATTCTTGCCGTCATCGCCCCGATCTTCGCGCTCATGGCCTTTGGCTTCGGCGCGGTGCGGCTACGCTTGTTTCCGGCCGATGGCATCAAGGCGCTGATCGCCTTCGTCAACAATTTCGCCACGCCCTGCCTGCTGTTCTATTCCATCAGCACCAGCGATTTCCGCGCGGCTTTCAATCTGGCAATCATCGGCCCCTTCTATCTGGGCGCGATCGTCTGCTTCGTTATCGGCATCGTCATTTCCCGGCGGGCCTTCGCCGCCAAGCCGGGCGAAAGCGTCTCGGTGGGCTTTGCCGGCACGTTCAGCAATTCGGTGCTGGTGGGCCTGCCGCTCATGACGCGCGCCTATGGCGAGGCGGCCATGCCGGTCACCCTCTCGATCATCGGCCTGCATGGCGCCATCCTGCTATCGCTGGGCATGGTCACCATGGAGCTCACCCGCCGCGATGGCCAGCCGCTGACGAAAGCCCTGATCGTGGCGGTGCGCCGCGTCACCTCCAACCCGCTGATCTGGGGCATTGCCGCCGGCATTGGCGGTTCGGTGATCAACCTGCAATTGATCGAGCCGGCCGAAGCCTTCTTCCAGATGATGAGCCAGGCCGTGGTGCCCGCGGCGCTGTTCGGCATTGGCGGGGCGCTCAACGAGTTCAAGCTGTCGGAGAGCTGGCAGCAGGCACTGGTGGCCGCCCTCATCAAGCTCGTCCTGCATCCGCTCATCGCCTATGTGCTGATGATCTGGGTGCTGCACGTGCCTATGGAGATCGCCCGTTACGGCGTCCTGCTGGCAGCCATGCCGGCCGGCGTCAATATCTACGTCTTCGCCACCTATTACGATCGCGGCACCAGCGTCGCGGCCAATGCGATCCTCATCGGCACGATCCTGTCGGCGCTGACCATTTCAGCCTGGCTTTTCGTGTTGCAGTGA
- the glpD gene encoding glycerol-3-phosphate dehydrogenase — translation MTDKGGDMLDIFVIGGGINGASVARDAVGRGYSVALAEMNDLASGTSSAATKLIHGGLRYLEHYEFRLVHEALAEREVLWSAAPHIIWPLRFVLPHHKGLRPAAVLRAGLALYDHLGGRRLLPPTKTLDLTRDEAGRPLKPGYRLAFEYSDCWVNDARFVVLNARDAADRGAAIHVRTKVVSARREHGGWTIELDGEGGRHSVRARLLVNAGGPWVDEVINGVIGKNGAHNVRLVQGSHIVVNKLYDHDRCYFFQNSDGRIFFAIPYEDDFTLIGTTDRDYDGDPKDVKITEEEIDYLLAAASEYFVQPVTREAIVWTYSGVRPLFDDGASAAQEATRDYVLKRDGDAASGALVNVFGGKLTTSRRLAESVLEQVEEVLGKKGAAWTKKSTLPGGDFGVKGFDGELRRLGMNYPGLPAGLLRRLLRLYGTRARIILGAKQDEAELGRHFGADLYQAEVDYLVAQEWARNAQDILWRRTKLGLRIGAEDVARLEDYLAGRG, via the coding sequence ATGACGGACAAAGGCGGCGACATGCTGGATATTTTCGTGATCGGCGGCGGCATCAACGGCGCCAGCGTGGCGCGCGATGCGGTGGGACGCGGCTATTCGGTGGCGCTGGCCGAGATGAACGATCTGGCCTCGGGCACTTCATCCGCCGCCACCAAGCTGATCCATGGCGGGCTGCGCTATCTCGAACATTACGAATTCCGCCTGGTGCATGAGGCCTTGGCCGAGCGCGAAGTATTGTGGTCGGCGGCGCCGCATATCATCTGGCCGCTGCGCTTCGTCCTGCCGCATCACAAGGGCTTGCGGCCGGCGGCGGTGCTGCGCGCCGGGCTGGCACTTTACGATCATCTGGGCGGACGGCGCCTGCTGCCGCCGACCAAGACCCTGGACCTGACCCGGGACGAAGCGGGCAGGCCGCTGAAGCCCGGCTATCGGCTGGCTTTCGAATATTCCGATTGCTGGGTGAACGATGCGCGTTTCGTGGTGCTCAATGCCCGCGACGCGGCCGATCGCGGCGCTGCGATCCATGTACGGACCAAGGTGGTTTCGGCGCGGCGCGAGCACGGCGGCTGGACCATCGAACTCGATGGCGAGGGCGGGCGGCACAGCGTGCGGGCGCGCCTGCTGGTCAATGCCGGCGGGCCCTGGGTGGACGAGGTCATCAACGGCGTCATCGGCAAGAATGGCGCGCATAATGTGCGGCTGGTCCAGGGCAGCCATATCGTGGTGAACAAGCTCTACGATCACGATCGCTGTTATTTCTTCCAGAATTCGGACGGGCGCATTTTCTTCGCCATTCCCTATGAGGACGATTTCACCCTGATCGGCACCACCGACCGCGATTATGACGGCGACCCCAAAGACGTGAAGATCACCGAGGAGGAGATTGATTATCTGCTCGCCGCGGCCAGCGAATATTTCGTTCAGCCGGTGACCCGCGAGGCGATCGTCTGGACCTATTCCGGGGTGCGGCCGCTATTCGATGACGGCGCCAGCGCCGCGCAGGAAGCCACCCGCGATTACGTGCTCAAGCGCGATGGCGATGCGGCCAGCGGCGCCCTGGTCAATGTCTTTGGCGGCAAGCTGACCACGTCGCGGCGGCTGGCCGAATCGGTGCTGGAACAGGTCGAGGAGGTGCTGGGCAAAAAGGGCGCGGCCTGGACCAAAAAGAGCACCCTGCCGGGCGGCGATTTCGGGGTGAAGGGCTTCGACGGCGAATTGCGCCGGCTCGGCATGAATTATCCCGGCCTGCCGGCGGGCTTGCTGCGGCGGCTGCTGCGGCTTTACGGCACCCGGGCCCGGATCATTCTCGGCGCCAAGCAGGACGAGGCGGAACTGGGCCGGCATTTCGGCGCCGATCTCTATCAGGCGGAAGTGGATTACCTGGTTGCGCAGGAATGGGCGCGCAATGCACAAGACATATTGTGGCGGCGCACCAAGCTGGGGCTGCGGATCGGGGCCGAGGACGTGGCGCGGCTGGAAGACTATCTCGCGGGGCGTGGCTAG